The DNA window CCGTGCCATTCCGATTATTTTAATTTTTAATAATGAAGGGAATTTACTGGGGAAATGGGGTCCTCGTGCTCCCGAAGTTCAGCAAATCGTCGATGAGCTTCGTGCCACGCTTCCTTCAAAAGAAGATCCTTCGTTTGAAGAAAAACAAAAAGAAGTCTTTTCTGCTTTACGAATAAGATATAAAGAGGAACCGGCTCTTTGGTCGTATGTTTATAACAGCTTTAAAGAAACGGTATTAGCTGTGGTGAGATAACTTAAAAAGCAAGGTAAAATGAGCGCTTCATTTTATCTTGCTTTTTTTCTGGCAACCGCAACAAGATCGTTTGTATATCACTTTAATCGAAAGGCTGCTTTTATTAACATCAGTGTTCAAAACGCGCACTTTCACTTGGGAAAACGTAGAAAATTCTAAAAATAAAAATATTTTTTATTCAAAACGCGTACTTTTTAACTTGATGATGATATAATAACAAATAATAAATGAAGGAGGAGGACGCGTTAATGAATGTAAAAGCTTTTGGTCATTATTTTTAAGCAGGATTTTTAGAGTTCGAAATGAATCTTATTTTTTTATTTAATGAAAGCGCTTAATAACTCACTTCTCAGAAAATATAGAAGAAAGGTGTTAGATACATGAATAACTTACATAGAAAAATGGGAACGTTTTCTCTCATGATGGTCGGTCTTGGATCTATTATTGGATCAGGATGGCTGTTTGGGGCATGGAGAGCTGCTCAAATTGCAGGGCCTGCAGCAATTGCTTCTTGGATTATTGGAATGGTTGTTATTTTATTTATAGCTCTTTCTTACAGTGAACTAGGGTCTATGTTTCCAGAAGCAGGAGGTATGGTTAAGTATACGCAATACTCGCATGGCTCATTTCTTGGCTTTATTGCTGCTTGGGCAAACTGGATTGCAATCGTATCGGTTATTCCTGTTGAAGCGGTTGCCTCTGTTCAGTATATGAGTTCATGGCCGTGGGAGTGGGCGAAATGGACAGGCAGTTTAGTAGAGAACGGGATTCTTACTGGAAAAGGCTTGGCTATTGCTACAGGACTATTAATCATTTATTTTCTTTTAAATTATTGGACCGTAGGCTTATTTTCGAAAGCTAATTCACTTATTACCGTTTTTAAGATTGTGATTCCAGGGCTTACAATTGGTGCTCTTTTATTCGCAGGGTTTCACGGCGGAAACTTCTCTTCTGCAGGGGGCGTTGCTCCAAATGGATGGGCAAGCGTTTTGACAGCTGTTGCTACTTCTGGGATTGTGTTTGCTTTTAACGGTTTTCAAAGCCCCATTAATATGGCCGGAGAAGCGAAAAATCCGGGACGCTCTATTCCTATTGCAGTGGTAGGATCCATTTTAATTGCAACCGTGATCTATGTATTGCTTCAAATTGCGTTTATTGGAGCGGTAAACCCTTCAGAAATCGTAAAAGGATGGAGCCATCTTAACTTTAATTCGCCGTTTGCCGATTTAGCGATTGCGTTAAATATTAACTGGCTTGTTATTGTTTTATATGCGGATGCTTTTGTATCGCCGTCAGGAACAGGTATTACGTATACAGCTACAACGTCACGCATGATTTATGGCATGGAAAAAAATAAATACTTGCCGAATATACTAGGAAGAGTTCATCCGCTTTACGGAGTTCCGCGTCAAGCAATGTTCTTTAATTTATTTGTCTCATTCATTTTTTTATTTTTATTTAGAGGCTGGGGAATATTAGCCGAAATTATCTCTGTAGCTACATTAATTTCGTATCTTACCGGTCCTATTACAGCTATGACGTTAAGAAAAACAGGGACCGAGCTTTATAGACCTTTACGTATAAAAGGGTTAAACGTAATAGCGCCTCTTGGCTTTATTTTTGCTTCACTTACTCTTTACTGGGCAAGGTGGCCGTTAACTGGACAGGTATTATTCATTATTTTAATTGGATTGCCAATTTATTTTTATTATCAAGCAAAATCAAAATGGAAAGGCTTTGGTCAAAACTTCCGAGCTGGCGTTTGGATGATTGTCTACTTATTATGTATGATGACAATATCTTGGATAGGAAGTGAAAAGTTCGGGGGACTCAATATTATTAAATACGGTTGGGATATGGGTCTTATTGCAATTGTGGCACTTTTCTTTTATGCTTGGGCACTTAAAAGCGGATACAAAACCGAGTATTTAAAAGAGGCAATCGATGTCAACAATGAAATGAAAGCAGCGGAAGCGCAGGCTGCCTCGACTAAAGAGCAGATTATAGAAAAACAAATTAAATAAGTAGTAAAAAAGCAGCCTGAATAGCTAAGGCTGCTTTTTTTAGGCATGAATTTTATTTTTTTGAATAATAGGTAGTAAAAAATGCTATAATGGTGGCAAAATCATGCAAGGAGAGAACGAATTATGGATATCGTATCAATCACTTCTTTTTTAGGCGTAGCCGCTTTGCTTACTGTTATGCCTGGTCCTGATAACTTATTTGTTTTAGCACAAAGTATATCAAACGGTAAATATGCAGGAATCTCAACTTCATTAGGGCTTTGTACGGGCTTGCTTGGCCATATAGCTGCGGCAACATTGGGTCTATCGGCTATTATCTATCAATCGGCTTTAGCATTTGCTATCGTCAAATATGCTGGAGCAGCTTATTTATTATTTCTGGCTTATAAGACGTTTACAGCCAAAAATTCGGCTCTGACTCTTGAAAATAAAGAAGCCGTTGAGTACAAGGTGCTATATAAAAAAGGGGTGATTATGAACCTGCTAAACCCCAAAGTTTCGCTATTTTTTCTTGCTCTTTTACCTCAGTTTGTTAATCATTCAACCGGACA is part of the Priestia aryabhattai genome and encodes:
- a CDS encoding APC family permease yields the protein MNNLHRKMGTFSLMMVGLGSIIGSGWLFGAWRAAQIAGPAAIASWIIGMVVILFIALSYSELGSMFPEAGGMVKYTQYSHGSFLGFIAAWANWIAIVSVIPVEAVASVQYMSSWPWEWAKWTGSLVENGILTGKGLAIATGLLIIYFLLNYWTVGLFSKANSLITVFKIVIPGLTIGALLFAGFHGGNFSSAGGVAPNGWASVLTAVATSGIVFAFNGFQSPINMAGEAKNPGRSIPIAVVGSILIATVIYVLLQIAFIGAVNPSEIVKGWSHLNFNSPFADLAIALNINWLVIVLYADAFVSPSGTGITYTATTSRMIYGMEKNKYLPNILGRVHPLYGVPRQAMFFNLFVSFIFLFLFRGWGILAEIISVATLISYLTGPITAMTLRKTGTELYRPLRIKGLNVIAPLGFIFASLTLYWARWPLTGQVLFIILIGLPIYFYYQAKSKWKGFGQNFRAGVWMIVYLLCMMTISWIGSEKFGGLNIIKYGWDMGLIAIVALFFYAWALKSGYKTEYLKEAIDVNNEMKAAEAQAASTKEQIIEKQIK
- a CDS encoding LysE family translocator, with translation MDIVSITSFLGVAALLTVMPGPDNLFVLAQSISNGKYAGISTSLGLCTGLLGHIAAATLGLSAIIYQSALAFAIVKYAGAAYLLFLAYKTFTAKNSALTLENKEAVEYKVLYKKGVIMNLLNPKVSLFFLALLPQFVNHSTGHATQQMLVYGAVFLVQALIIFTLISLFAGKVGEFLRKSPALSKRLNLVQGSIFTLIGLKIAFSEK